Proteins from one Streptomyces sp. NBC_00390 genomic window:
- a CDS encoding metal-sulfur cluster assembly factor: MTENRETTAEKDWPDEETFSSKAAAPTSTKASEEEVREALYDVVDPELGIDVVNLGLIYGIHIDDANIATLDMTLTSAACPLTDVIEDQAKAATDGIVSELKINWVWMPPWGPDKITDDGREQLRALGFNV; encoded by the coding sequence ATGACTGAGAACCGCGAGACCACGGCGGAGAAGGACTGGCCGGACGAGGAGACCTTCTCCTCCAAGGCCGCGGCGCCGACGAGCACGAAGGCCTCCGAGGAGGAGGTCCGCGAGGCCCTGTACGACGTCGTCGACCCCGAGCTGGGCATCGACGTGGTCAACCTCGGGCTGATCTACGGCATCCACATCGACGACGCCAACATCGCGACCCTGGACATGACGCTGACGTCGGCGGCCTGCCCGCTGACGGACGTGATCGAGGACCAGGCGAAGGCCGCGACGGACGGCATCGTCAGCGAGCTGAAGATCAACTGGGTCTGGATGCCGCCGTGGGGTCCCGACAAGATCACGGACGACGGACGCGAGCAGCTGCGTGCGCTCGGCTTCAACGTCTGA
- a CDS encoding PucR family transcriptional regulator has protein sequence MNSHTGAGGHVPLTFGGIPVHQRLTGAVHDLAARVLARLVDQVPVYATLPAEQRTETRRVIEQGIRAFATILRTGQLPSEAELQVLRQSAAKRAEDGMPVEAVISAYHVGAHECLERMAPHATREDMPQLQAAHMLVLRFLERMTTTVVAGYLAERQAVASDEQSARQAMLTALLDGEDVQGTAARCGIGLPPCYLVVGLAIGPHPDESADGVSSVMAGRRKLRRLRVELDRHVDGAVLTALSGAGGIALIPWRTEEAQLSARDWTWLGQVVSHMSRVADVDIVAGVAAAVPEEVGEAAELVEEIRRVAVAAGRPPGVYHLTDVLLEYQLMQPGPARDALARLMRPLADRPELLSTLRTFLDCGLSRQLTAERLRVHPNTVDYRLRRAAEATGLDATSGTDVLRVRAALSAHDACA, from the coding sequence GTGAACAGTCACACCGGGGCGGGCGGCCATGTGCCGCTCACATTCGGCGGGATTCCCGTGCATCAGCGGCTCACCGGGGCCGTGCACGACCTGGCCGCACGCGTGCTGGCCCGTCTCGTCGACCAAGTGCCCGTGTACGCGACCCTGCCCGCCGAACAGCGCACCGAGACCCGGCGGGTCATCGAGCAGGGCATCCGGGCGTTCGCCACCATCCTGCGCACCGGCCAGCTTCCGAGCGAGGCGGAACTCCAGGTGCTGCGGCAGTCCGCGGCCAAGCGGGCCGAGGACGGCATGCCGGTGGAGGCCGTGATCAGCGCCTATCACGTAGGGGCACACGAGTGTCTGGAGCGGATGGCACCGCATGCGACCCGCGAGGACATGCCGCAGCTACAGGCCGCGCACATGCTCGTCCTGCGTTTCCTGGAGCGGATGACGACCACGGTGGTGGCCGGGTACCTCGCAGAGCGGCAGGCCGTCGCCAGCGATGAGCAGTCGGCGCGGCAGGCGATGCTCACGGCGCTGCTGGACGGCGAGGACGTCCAGGGCACGGCCGCGCGCTGCGGTATCGGCCTGCCACCGTGCTACCTGGTCGTCGGGCTGGCGATCGGCCCGCACCCCGACGAGAGTGCCGACGGGGTGAGCAGCGTGATGGCGGGCCGGCGCAAACTGCGGCGGCTGCGGGTCGAGCTCGACCGCCACGTGGACGGCGCCGTTCTGACTGCGCTGTCCGGCGCCGGGGGGATCGCCCTGATCCCCTGGCGGACCGAGGAGGCACAGCTGTCGGCCCGGGACTGGACCTGGCTGGGCCAAGTGGTCTCCCATATGAGCAGGGTCGCCGACGTCGACATCGTGGCCGGGGTGGCCGCGGCCGTCCCTGAGGAGGTGGGCGAGGCCGCCGAACTGGTGGAGGAGATACGGCGGGTGGCCGTCGCCGCGGGCCGTCCGCCGGGCGTCTACCACCTCACCGACGTGCTGCTGGAGTATCAGCTGATGCAGCCGGGACCGGCCCGGGACGCGCTGGCCCGGCTGATGCGCCCGCTGGCCGACCGGCCCGAGCTGCTGTCCACACTGCGCACGTTCCTGGACTGCGGCCTGAGCCGCCAGCTCACCGCGGAACGGCTCCGGGTTCATCCCAACACCGTGGACTACCGACTGCGGCGGGCAGCGGAGGCCACCGGCCTGGACGCCACGTCGGGCACGGACGTCCTGCGGGTCCGAGCAGCCCTGAGTGCCCATGACGCCTGTGCGTGA
- a CDS encoding alpha/beta fold hydrolase produces the protein MSGTTWPVRRLRTSLAAAAVSAAVVVTCAAAPAQAAQQDKLREGGVAQALWNFAVSPEAVPGANDWSCRPSAEHPNPVVMLPGTFFNIGADFVKAAPRLKNNGYCVFAMNYGFTSASFGRVGGLGHNRDSAAQLDAFVARVQQATGAAKVDIVGHSLGSSVSMWWMKKMDGADKVAHYVGWAPSSHGTDLNGIVRLADSLKAMGFVTGLSEVAQFPGVLEQAGTSDYTRELWADGDTVPEGPEYTVVMTEHDKVITPYATQALQGDDVTNIVLQDMCPDDKAGHMGLFNDDPTLQLTMNALADGPDGFKPVCEGYGMPLL, from the coding sequence ATGTCAGGGACAACGTGGCCCGTGCGCCGGCTGCGCACGTCACTCGCCGCGGCCGCCGTCTCGGCCGCAGTCGTCGTCACCTGTGCCGCTGCCCCGGCACAGGCTGCCCAGCAGGACAAGCTGCGGGAAGGCGGCGTCGCACAAGCGCTGTGGAACTTCGCGGTGTCGCCCGAGGCTGTGCCCGGCGCGAACGACTGGTCGTGCCGGCCGAGTGCCGAACACCCCAACCCGGTGGTCATGCTGCCGGGAACCTTCTTCAACATCGGCGCCGACTTCGTGAAGGCCGCGCCCCGTCTGAAGAACAACGGCTACTGCGTCTTCGCCATGAACTACGGATTCACCTCCGCGTCGTTCGGCCGCGTCGGCGGTCTGGGCCACAACAGGGACTCGGCCGCGCAGCTGGACGCCTTCGTGGCGCGGGTCCAGCAGGCCACCGGGGCCGCGAAGGTGGACATCGTCGGCCACTCGCTCGGCTCGAGCGTGTCGATGTGGTGGATGAAGAAGATGGACGGCGCCGACAAGGTTGCCCACTACGTCGGCTGGGCGCCCAGCTCCCACGGCACCGATCTGAACGGCATTGTCCGCCTCGCCGACTCCCTCAAGGCGATGGGCTTCGTCACCGGCCTGTCCGAGGTCGCACAGTTCCCCGGCGTCCTCGAGCAGGCCGGCACCAGCGACTACACCAGGGAGCTGTGGGCGGACGGTGACACGGTGCCGGAAGGGCCCGAGTACACCGTCGTGATGACCGAGCACGACAAGGTGATCACCCCATACGCGACCCAGGCGCTGCAGGGTGACGACGTCACCAACATCGTCCTGCAGGACATGTGCCCCGACGACAAGGCGGGCCACATGGGGTTGTTCAACGACGATCCCACCCTGCAGCTCACCATGAACGCGCTCGCGGACGGGCCCGACGGCTTCAAGCCCGTCTGCGAGGGATACGGAATGCCTCTGCTCTGA
- the dapD gene encoding 2,3,4,5-tetrahydropyridine-2,6-dicarboxylate N-succinyltransferase: protein MTDSPDSTTATRTTGAVAAGLATLTADGTVLDTWFPAPELVAEPGPAGTERLTAAQAAELLGEGATKAIGPDPRRGVEVVAVRTVIASLDDKPLDAHDAYLRLHLLSHRLVRPHGQSLDGVFGLLANVAWTSLGPVAVDDVEKVRLHARAEGLHLQVTSIDKFPRMTDYVAPKGVRIADADRVRLGAHLAEGTTVMHEGFVNFNAGTLGTSMVEGRISAGVVVGDGSDIGGGASTMGTLSGGGNVIISIGERCLIGAEAGVGIALGDECVVEAGLYVTAGTRITMPDGEIVKARELSGASNILFRRNSVTGAVEARPNNAVWGGLNEVLHSHN, encoded by the coding sequence ATGACTGACTCGCCCGACAGCACCACCGCAACGCGCACCACCGGCGCCGTCGCCGCCGGACTCGCCACTCTCACGGCCGACGGCACCGTACTCGACACCTGGTTCCCCGCTCCCGAGCTCGTCGCCGAGCCCGGGCCCGCCGGCACCGAGCGGCTGACCGCCGCGCAGGCCGCCGAGCTGCTCGGCGAGGGCGCCACCAAGGCGATCGGCCCCGACCCGCGCCGCGGTGTCGAGGTCGTCGCGGTCCGCACCGTGATCGCCTCCCTCGACGACAAGCCGCTGGACGCGCACGACGCCTACCTGCGCCTCCACCTGCTCTCCCACCGCCTGGTGCGGCCGCACGGCCAGAGCCTGGACGGCGTCTTCGGCCTGCTCGCCAATGTCGCGTGGACCTCGCTCGGCCCGGTCGCCGTCGACGACGTCGAGAAGGTCCGTCTCCACGCCCGCGCCGAGGGCCTGCACCTCCAGGTGACCTCGATCGACAAGTTCCCGCGGATGACGGACTACGTGGCGCCCAAGGGCGTACGGATCGCCGACGCCGACCGGGTCCGCCTGGGCGCGCACCTCGCCGAGGGCACCACCGTCATGCACGAGGGCTTCGTCAACTTCAACGCCGGCACCCTGGGCACCTCGATGGTCGAGGGCCGTATCTCCGCCGGTGTCGTCGTCGGCGACGGCTCGGACATCGGCGGCGGCGCCTCCACCATGGGCACGCTCTCCGGTGGCGGGAACGTCATCATCTCCATCGGCGAGCGCTGCCTGATCGGCGCCGAGGCGGGCGTCGGCATCGCGCTCGGCGACGAGTGCGTCGTCGAGGCCGGTCTCTATGTCACGGCGGGTACGCGCATCACGATGCCCGACGGTGAGATCGTCAAGGCCCGTGAGCTGTCCGGCGCCTCGAACATCCTCTTCCGCCGCAATTCGGTGACCGGTGCCGTCGAGGCCCGTCCGAACAACGCGGTCTGGGGCGGTCTCAACGAGGTGCTCCACAGCCACAACTGA
- the dapA gene encoding 4-hydroxy-tetrahydrodipicolinate synthase, which translates to MHSPHPFGRALCAMVTPFADDGSLDLDGAQKLAAQLVDSGCDGLVVNGTTGESPTTTDAEKTALVRAVAEAVGERASVLAGVGTADTRHTVELARSAEAVGADGVLVVTPYYSRPPQDAVAAHFVRVADSVGVPLMLYDIPGRTGTRIEPDTLLRLAGHPRIVAVKDCSFDLLGSSKVIAHGGLAYYAGAEELNLPLYAVGGAGFVSTVANVAAPQLRAALDAFDAGDTGAAVRLNQATLPLTELMMASGLPGTVTAKALLGALGLPAGAVREPLQPAGREAARGLLAAYEELAQSYT; encoded by the coding sequence ATGCACTCTCCGCATCCTTTCGGCCGGGCCCTGTGCGCCATGGTCACGCCCTTCGCCGACGACGGCTCCCTCGACCTGGACGGTGCCCAGAAGCTCGCCGCCCAGCTGGTGGACAGCGGCTGTGACGGGCTGGTGGTGAACGGAACCACCGGCGAGTCCCCGACCACCACGGACGCCGAGAAGACCGCGCTCGTACGGGCGGTGGCCGAGGCGGTGGGCGAGCGGGCCTCGGTCCTCGCGGGCGTCGGCACCGCGGACACCCGGCACACCGTCGAACTCGCGCGCTCCGCCGAGGCGGTCGGCGCCGACGGGGTTCTGGTGGTCACCCCGTACTACAGCCGACCGCCGCAGGACGCCGTCGCCGCGCATTTCGTGCGCGTCGCGGACTCCGTGGGCGTTCCTCTGATGCTGTACGACATCCCGGGCCGCACCGGCACCCGCATCGAGCCGGACACCTTGCTGCGGCTCGCCGGTCACCCGCGCATCGTGGCCGTCAAGGACTGCTCGTTCGACCTGCTCGGCAGCTCCAAGGTCATCGCGCACGGCGGACTCGCCTACTACGCGGGGGCCGAGGAGCTGAATCTTCCGCTGTACGCGGTGGGCGGCGCCGGCTTCGTGTCGACAGTGGCCAATGTCGCGGCCCCTCAACTGCGGGCGGCTCTGGACGCGTTCGACGCCGGCGACACCGGCGCCGCGGTCCGGCTCAACCAGGCGACGCTGCCGCTCACCGAGCTGATGATGGCCTCCGGCCTGCCCGGCACAGTGACGGCGAAGGCACTGCTCGGCGCGCTCGGGCTGCCTGCGGGCGCGGTGCGGGAACCACTGCAGCCCGCCGGCCGCGAGGCGGCCCGCGGGCTGCTGGCTGCGTACGAGGAGCTCGCTCAGTCGTACACGTAG
- a CDS encoding endonuclease/exonuclease/phosphatase family protein — MPSIPRYAAVATVVASALAAGLLAGSSSAAADADITADTAGARIHDIQGTTRTSPLVGQQVKDVEGIVIGVRGYGSSRGFWIQDPQADADPATSEGLFVFTGAAPTVAVGDAVKVSGTVGEYVPGGLSSGNQSLTQISKPTVTVVSSGNALPAPVTVSAWSVPSRYAPEGDTAAAGSINALPLKPRSYALDYYESLEGSNVRIGTSRVVGATDPYSELWVTVKPWENPTGRGGARYGSYESQNTGRLQIQSLIPLAQQPFPKANVGDLLSGTTEGPLDFNQFGGYTITARTLGTVTDRELERESTRPQRRGELAVATYNVENLDPSDPQEKFDALAKAVVENLASPDIVALEEIQDNTGAKNDGTVASDQTVKKFTDAIIAAGGPAYEWRTVDPENNKDGGEPGGNIRQVFLFNPERVSFTDRAGGNATAATGVTKEYGHAALTFSPGRIDPANTAWESSRKPLAGEFVFRGRTVFVIANHFGSKGGDEGLTSHHQPPVRSSEAKRLLQAQAVNTFVKDILKADRHADVVVLGDINDFEFSETTKALTDGGALYPAIKSLPSWERYSYVYQGNSQVLDQILTSPSIGDFSYDSVHINAEFADQNSDHDPQVLRFRP, encoded by the coding sequence ATGCCTTCCATACCGAGATATGCCGCCGTCGCGACCGTCGTGGCCTCCGCACTGGCCGCCGGTCTGCTCGCCGGTTCCTCCTCGGCCGCCGCCGACGCCGACATCACGGCCGACACCGCCGGCGCGCGCATTCATGACATCCAGGGCACCACCCGCACGAGCCCGCTCGTCGGGCAGCAGGTCAAGGACGTCGAGGGCATCGTCATCGGCGTCCGCGGGTACGGCTCCTCCCGCGGCTTCTGGATCCAGGACCCGCAGGCGGACGCCGATCCGGCCACCAGCGAGGGCCTCTTCGTCTTCACCGGCGCCGCCCCGACCGTCGCCGTCGGCGACGCCGTCAAGGTCTCCGGCACCGTGGGCGAGTACGTCCCGGGCGGCCTGAGCTCCGGCAACCAGTCGCTGACCCAGATCTCCAAGCCGACCGTGACCGTGGTGTCCTCGGGCAACGCGCTGCCCGCCCCGGTGACCGTCTCCGCCTGGTCCGTCCCGTCGCGGTACGCGCCCGAGGGCGACACCGCGGCCGCCGGCAGCATCAACGCGCTGCCGCTCAAGCCCCGTTCGTACGCCCTGGACTACTACGAGTCGCTCGAGGGCAGCAATGTCCGCATCGGCACCTCGCGTGTCGTCGGTGCCACCGATCCGTACTCCGAGCTGTGGGTGACGGTCAAGCCCTGGGAGAACCCGACGGGCCGCGGCGGCGCGCGCTACGGCTCGTACGAGTCCCAGAACACCGGCCGGCTGCAGATCCAGTCGCTCATTCCGCTCGCCCAGCAGCCCTTCCCCAAGGCGAACGTCGGCGATCTACTGTCGGGCACCACCGAAGGCCCCCTGGACTTCAACCAGTTCGGCGGCTACACGATCACCGCCCGCACCCTCGGCACGGTCACCGACCGCGAGCTGGAGCGCGAGTCGACGCGTCCTCAGCGTCGCGGCGAGCTGGCAGTGGCCACGTACAACGTGGAGAACCTGGACCCGTCCGACCCGCAGGAGAAGTTCGACGCGCTGGCGAAGGCCGTCGTGGAGAACCTGGCCTCGCCCGACATCGTCGCCCTGGAGGAGATCCAGGACAACACCGGCGCGAAGAACGACGGCACGGTGGCCTCCGACCAGACGGTCAAGAAGTTCACGGACGCGATCATTGCCGCGGGCGGCCCGGCGTACGAGTGGCGCACCGTCGACCCGGAGAACAACAAGGACGGCGGCGAGCCCGGCGGCAACATCCGCCAGGTCTTCCTGTTCAACCCGGAGCGGGTCTCCTTCACCGACCGTGCCGGCGGCAACGCGACGGCCGCCACCGGTGTCACGAAGGAGTACGGCCATGCCGCGCTCACCTTCTCCCCCGGCCGGATCGACCCGGCCAACACCGCCTGGGAGAGCAGCCGCAAGCCGCTCGCCGGCGAGTTCGTCTTCCGCGGGCGCACGGTCTTCGTCATCGCCAACCACTTCGGTTCGAAGGGCGGCGACGAGGGTCTCACCTCGCACCACCAGCCGCCGGTCCGCTCCTCGGAGGCCAAGCGCCTGCTCCAGGCGCAGGCGGTGAACACCTTCGTCAAGGACATCCTCAAGGCCGACCGGCACGCGGACGTCGTGGTGCTGGGTGACATCAACGACTTCGAGTTCTCGGAGACGACCAAGGCACTGACGGACGGCGGCGCGCTGTACCCGGCGATCAAGTCACTGCCGAGCTGGGAGCGTTACTCGTACGTCTACCAGGGCAACAGCCAGGTTCTGGACCAGATCCTGACCAGCCCGTCGATCGGCGACTTCAGCTACGACAGCGTGCACATCAACGCCGAGTTCGCCGATCAGAACAGCGACCACGACCCGCAGGTGCTGCGCTTCCGTCCGTAG
- a CDS encoding alkaline phosphatase PhoX — MSLTRRDFTRQTALTGAGVALTGAVGTLATAPGALAAEDTEQAEGHGHGCEPGYGPLVPDPDGILALPAGFSYRVLTRAGVTTLESGEFTPGKHDGTAAFEGPRGVTLLVVNHELKGARSTVAHPVPLTEGLVYDPAAPGGCTVVESHRSGEVAQWVGIAGTVQNCAGGSTPWGTWLTCEETEDRAGKNGATKDHGYVFEVDPCDRRANRNPQPVKALGRYAHEAVVVDPRRGHLYLTEDADTPNGLLYRWVPPHGFRHGRGQLRRLADDAGVLQAATCYDSGGRFVDDLSRAARIGTVYGVDWTEVPDRDARTVSVRKQFTDGEVTRGRKLEGMWWGDGGAYVVSSYAREESPQQHDGQVWFYDPRRRTLTLKVLFGMNPDPSKDGAYDGPDNITVSPYGGVILAEDGEGVQHLIGATDRGRTYPIARNELNLGTAEDPDYSEFAGVTFSPDGRTLYASIQTPGIQLAITGPWKRRHRH, encoded by the coding sequence ATGTCGCTCACTCGCAGGGATTTCACCAGACAGACCGCTCTGACCGGTGCGGGTGTCGCCCTCACCGGTGCCGTCGGTACCCTGGCCACCGCGCCCGGCGCACTCGCGGCCGAGGACACCGAGCAGGCCGAGGGACACGGCCACGGCTGTGAGCCCGGCTACGGGCCGCTCGTCCCCGACCCCGACGGCATCCTCGCCCTGCCTGCCGGTTTCTCGTACCGCGTCCTCACCCGCGCCGGGGTCACCACCCTGGAGTCGGGTGAGTTCACCCCCGGCAAGCACGACGGCACCGCCGCGTTCGAGGGGCCGCGCGGTGTGACGCTGCTCGTCGTCAACCATGAACTCAAGGGCGCGCGTTCCACCGTCGCCCACCCGGTGCCGCTCACGGAGGGTCTCGTCTACGACCCCGCAGCGCCCGGCGGCTGCACCGTCGTCGAGAGCCACCGCAGCGGCGAGGTCGCCCAGTGGGTGGGCATCGCCGGTACCGTGCAGAACTGCGCAGGCGGCTCCACTCCCTGGGGCACCTGGCTGACCTGCGAGGAGACGGAGGACCGGGCCGGCAAGAACGGTGCGACCAAGGACCACGGCTATGTCTTCGAGGTCGACCCCTGCGACCGCCGCGCCAACCGGAACCCGCAGCCCGTCAAGGCGCTCGGCCGGTACGCCCACGAGGCCGTCGTCGTCGACCCCAGGCGTGGCCACCTGTATCTGACCGAGGACGCGGACACACCCAACGGCCTGCTGTACCGCTGGGTCCCGCCCCACGGCTTCAGGCACGGCCGCGGACAGCTGCGCAGGCTCGCCGACGACGCCGGTGTGCTGCAGGCCGCCACCTGCTACGACTCCGGCGGCCGGTTCGTCGACGACCTCTCCCGTGCCGCGAGGATCGGCACGGTGTACGGGGTGGACTGGACGGAGGTGCCCGACCGCGACGCCAGGACCGTCTCGGTGCGCAAGCAGTTCACCGACGGCGAGGTCACCCGCGGCCGCAAGCTCGAGGGCATGTGGTGGGGCGACGGCGGCGCCTACGTCGTCTCCTCCTACGCCCGCGAGGAGAGCCCGCAGCAGCACGACGGACAGGTCTGGTTCTACGACCCGCGGCGCCGGACCCTGACGCTGAAGGTGCTGTTCGGTATGAACCCGGACCCGTCCAAGGACGGTGCCTACGACGGCCCGGACAACATCACGGTCTCGCCCTACGGCGGCGTGATCCTCGCCGAGGACGGCGAAGGCGTCCAGCATCTGATCGGCGCCACCGACCGCGGCCGCACCTACCCGATCGCCCGCAACGAGCTCAACCTCGGCACCGCGGAGGACCCGGACTACAGCGAGTTCGCCGGCGTCACCTTCTCGCCGGACGGGCGGACGCTGTACGCCAGCATCCAGACACCTGGCATCCAGCTCGCGATCACCGGCCCCTGGAAGCGCCGGCACCGTCACTGA